The genomic region GCGGAGCAGGTGGTGGGTGTCCTCCGGCGGCCGGATCTCCAGGACGAGCAGGGTGACGGCGATCGCAATGACCGCGTCGCTGAAGGTGACAACCCGCTTCGGGTCCCGTTCCGCGCCGATCGGGTTGCTGGATCTGGTTGCGTCTCTCGTGGAGGTGCCGCGGACCGCGCGGTACCAGCGCATGAGCCTTCCCCCAACGGTTAGATCAGACGGTCAGGTCTCGCGGCCACGGCCACCCACGACGTCATCCGTAAGGTGCCCCGACCCGCCTGCCGCGCCCCGGACTGCACCTCCGATGCGCCATCTGACCGCTTCGGCGTGCACGACCCGCTTACCCGAACCGTCCGCTGCCGCGAGTTTCCCGCCGTCGCGTGATCCAAACCGGCTGCCGAACCTGCTTGCCCTGGGTGCCCAGCGCCGGTGTCGCGCTGTCGCCGGCCGGCGCGCCGCATTCGTCTGCGCCGGCCGGGCACACGTGGTTGTGCAAATCAGGGGCGTGCCCTGAGGACTCCCAACAAAATGATCTAGGCGGACGTGTGGGTCCGTCCTTCATGGACGACCAACTACAGTGATCGGCCGTGCGGCGAGATGAGCCCGTTTCGTGACGTCCGCGGTGGTGGCGCCCGTACTCCGCGTGGCGCTAATCCGGCGCAGACGACCCGAGTAAATATTCTCACGCCCCGAGGGCACGCCCAACATCCGGGGATTCTGTCCCTGGGTGCGGCGATTGCTACCTGAGCACCAGCTGTCCGAGTTCCTGGGTGCAGCGGGTGAGCGCGACGTAGAGACCATTCCAGCCGCGCGGTTCAGCGGCGATGCCCTGAGGGTCGATGAGTAGCGTCGCGTCCCATTCCAATCCCTTGGACTGGGTCGCGCTGAGCACCGACACATCGTCCAGCACGGCTAGGAGTTCGGTGACGCGGTCGGCGGGGGCGATGACGCCGACCGTACCGCCATGCCACCGTTGCTGCAGCTGTCGCACAGTTTGGGCGGCGGCATCGGCAAGCTCGGCGGGTGTGATCCTGAGTTCCCAGGGGGCGACGCTGGAGGAGCGTACCGCCCGTGGCGGTGCGTTGCGGCTGCCAGCTTTTTTCAAGACCGGTTCGGTGAGGTCCATAACCTCACGCGGGGTCCGGTAGCAGATGGTGAGTTCCGCGGCGGTCCAGCGGTCTCCGAAAGCAGCCTGCACCGCCTGTGCCCAGCTGATGTGCCGGTGTGCTGCCTCCGCCTGGTCGATGTCGCCGACGGCGGTGATGGAGCGACTGGGACAGCGACGTAGGACCATTCGCCACTGCATCTCGGACAGCTCTTGCGCTTCGTCGATGACGACGTGGCCGTACACCCAGTCGCGCTGCCGGCGAGCGCGGTCGGCGATGAACTCGCCCTGTGGTTGCGGGGCGTCGACCTCACCGAGTAGGTCGGCGAGGGCGTCGAGTAGGGGTATGTCGCTCGATGCCCACTGGGCGGGCTCAGCCGAGACAGCGGTGATCTCCTGCGGGGACAACTGTGGGGCGAACCGGGTCAGCAGGGTGCGATCGGTCAGGAAATCACCCAGCAGGGTTTCGGCGTCGAGGGTGGGCCACCATGTCTCGACGAACCGGGCGACGGTGGCGTTCTCGGCGATACGATCACGGAGATGTTCGATCTCCTCGTCGGATAGTAATCCGTCGATGTCGACGCCAGTGGGCGCCCTGCCAGGGTGGTGGTCTTGCCGCATTTCCCTGTCGACGCGGGCGAGGATGTCCTCGAACCCCTCCTCCATCTCGTTCATCAGCGCCTCGCGCTGCTCGACGACGGCTTCGGCAAGGAGGTGGTGCAGCTGCTCGGCGAACACCGCGCGGGCGCGGTGGTACGGGCGTCCCTGCACCGCCGAGGCGAGTGCCTGCGCCACTGTTGCGGCTGTGATGACGTAGAACTCGCCCTCCCAGCGCAGCTTCAGCTCGCGGGGCCGGGGGAGCAGCGACGTGACGTAGTTTTCGAGCGCGGGTTGCCAGAGGGCGCGGCCCTTGATTTCGGCGAGAAGCCGGCTCTCGTCGCGGCCCACGCGGATCTCGGGCAGCAGAGTGTCGCAGGTCGCCGAGACGACGGCGGTCTCACCGAGCGCGGGCAGCACCTGGGCGATGTACTGGAGGAACCGCGGCGAGGGGCCGAGGACCAGGACCGCTTGGTCGGCCATCTTTGGGTGGGCGAACAGCAGGTAGGCGACGCGGTGCAGAGCAACCACGGTCTTGCCGGTGCCGGGACCGCCCTGAACGATCAGCGGGCCGGTCGCCTCGGCCCGGATGATGTCGTCCTGTTCGCGTTGCAGCGTGGAGATCGCCGTCGACATGCGGCCGGTGCGCCGCTGATCGAGGGCGGCCAGTAGAGCGCCTTCACCGACGAGTCCTGCCGTTATGGTCCCGTCCAGTGGTTCGTCGTCCACGCCGACGACAGCCGATCCCCTGGTGCGTATGTGACGGCGCCGTGCCTGACCTTGTGGGTCGACAGCCGTTGCCGTGTAGAACGGCCGAGCTGCGGGAGCGCGCCAGTCCACCAGCAGTGGCTCACTCTCCTCCCCGTCGTTGCGGAGACCGACACGGCCCACGTGTCGCACGCTGCCATCAAGGCCGTCGAGGCGGCCGAAGACCAGCCCTTCCCGTGCTCGCCGTAGCTCCTCGTACTGCTGGCGGAGCATGCGCTGCCGGGCCCGCTCCAACGGGTCCAGGGCGTCTGACGAAAGCTCGGCCTGTAGCTGGTCGGCCAGCCGGTCGCGCCGGGCCGTGGCCAAGTCGAGAAACTCCTGTTCCACGGCAACCGCGGATCGGCGTGCGACGCCCTCTGCGGTAGCGGGCGGCGGTTCGCCGTTTGGTGTTACTTGGCTGATGCCAGCAGTGCCGTTGTTCAGAGCAGAATTCCGGCGCATTCGCAAATCCTTGCACTGGGGTCCCTCGGCCCAAACGAGCCGCAGCGTATGCCGGCGGCAAGCATAGAGTCGGTTTCTCCTCGTCGGCCAGGAACTCCGCCTGCCGAGATGGGAATCTCAATGCCTTGCAGATCCGGGTCGCTTGTGGCCTCCCTCAATCTTGATTCGCTTATTGACAGTTCGGTCCTTATTCGATCTGACGGTCGACGGTGGCACTGCTCGCGGGCAGCACTCGACCACGTGCGAATGTCGGCCAGGACGAGCACCACGGATGGGTCGATTTAGCCGCAGGGACACCTCCCAAGGCGTCGTCATCAGCGCCGATGGCCACCGCGGTGGTGCTGCGGTACTTCGTTGGGCCCTAAAGGCTTGCCACGAACGGGTCGCCGCCTTCGCGATCATCCATCGCAAACTGATCGCGGGCAGATGTCCGGATCGCCGCGGCGGCGGCGACGTCTCTCGTGACAGGCACTACCGCCTGGAGAGAGGACGACCATGCCAAGGCATGAAGCATCTCCGAGAGCTCACCGAGCCGCCATGATCACGGCTTGGACACTGCAGATCCTGCTCGGCTTCGCCATCGCGGGCAGCGGATTGCTCAAGCTCACCGGCGACCCCGCGATGGTCACTCTGTTCGCCGACGTCGCCGCCGGCCAGTGGCTACGCCTCGTGGTCGGCGCCTTGGAGATCGCGGGCGGGGTGGGCCTGCTCATCCCACGTGTGCGTGCCCTGGCCGCGCTCTGCCTGCTGGCATTGCTCCTCGGCGCTACCGTCACCAACCTCGCGGTGCTTCACACCAGCCCGTTCTGCGCCCTCGTCTTCGCAGCGATCGCGCTGGTCATCCTGCTCCTGCGCCGCCAGGAGCTACCAACCAGATCCACCTCCGTCCCGCCTCGGTCGTAACCCTTGGCCTTGTCGACGTGGCCTCGAGCGCGTTCCACGCCTCGACGTACTGTCGGTGCAGGCTTGTGAGCAGTCGCGGTCGCTAGCGCGTCCGCGATCACCCGCTCGTGCGGCGGCGGTCGCGCCAGGCTTCCTGCTTGGCGCGGTTGCCGCACAGGCGCATTGAGCACCATTTGCCGGTGCCGGCGCGGGAGTTGTCGTAGAACGCCCAGCGGCAGGCGTCGCTCGCGCAGACCTTGAGCCTGGGCCAGGTGCCGGTGGTCATCGACTCGGTCACGCGCAGGAGGAGGTCGCCCATCGCGCCGTCGGCGCCGGACGCGCCGGCCACCTGGCGCCAATTTCGCTCCGGCGTGAAGGACACCAGGATGCCGGCGCGCTCGGCGGCGTCGTCCAGGACTGCCAGCACGGCCGGGGACAGCGCGACCTTGTCGTGGTTCGCGGCGGCCGCCGTACGCAACGCCT from Micromonospora sp. WMMD812 harbors:
- a CDS encoding CGNR zinc finger domain-containing protein is translated as MSTGTSMAAPDRLEPVRRFVNTLDIEAGTDAIENVAGLRTWLTEAGLWRGDGQVGDAELRRARGLREALRTAAAANHDKVALSPAVLAVLDDAAERAGILVSFTPERNWRQVAGASGADGAMGDLLLRVTESMTTGTWPRLKVCASDACRWAFYDNSRAGTGKWCSMRLCGNRAKQEAWRDRRRTSG
- a CDS encoding DoxX family protein, which encodes MITAWTLQILLGFAIAGSGLLKLTGDPAMVTLFADVAAGQWLRLVVGALEIAGGVGLLIPRVRALAALCLLALLLGATVTNLAVLHTSPFCALVFAAIALVILLLRRQELPTRSTSVPPRS
- a CDS encoding UvrD-helicase domain-containing protein; protein product: MEQEFLDLATARRDRLADQLQAELSSDALDPLERARQRMLRQQYEELRRAREGLVFGRLDGLDGSVRHVGRVGLRNDGEESEPLLVDWRAPAARPFYTATAVDPQGQARRRHIRTRGSAVVGVDDEPLDGTITAGLVGEGALLAALDQRRTGRMSTAISTLQREQDDIIRAEATGPLIVQGGPGTGKTVVALHRVAYLLFAHPKMADQAVLVLGPSPRFLQYIAQVLPALGETAVVSATCDTLLPEIRVGRDESRLLAEIKGRALWQPALENYVTSLLPRPRELKLRWEGEFYVITAATVAQALASAVQGRPYHRARAVFAEQLHHLLAEAVVEQREALMNEMEEGFEDILARVDREMRQDHHPGRAPTGVDIDGLLSDEEIEHLRDRIAENATVARFVETWWPTLDAETLLGDFLTDRTLLTRFAPQLSPQEITAVSAEPAQWASSDIPLLDALADLLGEVDAPQPQGEFIADRARRQRDWVYGHVVIDEAQELSEMQWRMVLRRCPSRSITAVGDIDQAEAAHRHISWAQAVQAAFGDRWTAAELTICYRTPREVMDLTEPVLKKAGSRNAPPRAVRSSSVAPWELRITPAELADAAAQTVRQLQQRWHGGTVGVIAPADRVTELLAVLDDVSVLSATQSKGLEWDATLLIDPQGIAAEPRGWNGLYVALTRCTQELGQLVLR